The sequence TGGATCAGCAGGGCATAGCTGTCCGAACGGGTCATCACTGCACCCAACCGCTGATGCAACGTTTCGGAATAGCAGGAACTACGCGGGCGTCATTTGCGGTTTATAACACCAGAGAAGAGGTTGATCGGCTCGTGCAGGGTCTGCGTCGGGTGCAGAAAATGATGCTTTGATAATGCCTAACTTGTTTTTCGTATGATCAGTACAGCTGCTATTATTGAATCATTCAGCCAGTTACCGGAGAAAATATCTCTTGATGAGGCAGTGGAACGGCTCATTATACTCGAACGCTATGAAAAGGCGATGGATGAAATGAGCCATAATAAGGGCCACAAGAATGAGGATGTTATGCGGGAAATGAAAGAATGGATACAGGTGCACCGATAATATGGACAGACGAAGCCAAAGAAGACTTACGTGATGTTCTCCATTATCTTTCACGCTCTCCGTTAGCTTACGTTGACAACTGGTCAAATAAACTGACTAAAAAGCTAAGTTTACCGGTATTATTTCCGGAAATGGGCCGCAAAGTTCCAGAAAAAGAACTTAGTCATCTTAGGGAAATATTAGTAGGAAATTATCGCTTGCTATATATACCTCAATGATATGATAACGATTATTGGCGTTAGGCACCAAGCCAGCCAGTTAGGAAAATTTTGAGGATGACCATTAACGAGAAACAGGACGAAATTATCGAAGAATTCGACTTGTTCGAGGATCAGCTCGACAAGACGCAATACATTATAGATCTGGGCAAAAAACTGCCTCCCATGCCCGAAACCAGTAAAACGGACGAAAACCGTATTATGGGCTGTCAGTCAAAGGTGTGGGTCGATGCGGAATTTAAAGACGATCGGCTCTACTTCAACGGTGATAGCGAACAAACGGCACAAATTTCAAAAGGGCTGGTTAGTTTGCTGATTCGGGTATTATCGGGCGAAAAACCCGAAGATATTGCCAAAGCTGATCTGTATTTCATTCCACGAGTTGGTATGGGTAACCTGATTACCTCACTACGGGCGGGTGGATTGGCCTCAATGATTGAACGCATGAAAGCCTACGGCCGCGCTTACACCAGCCAGGTTGCTCAGGCAGACTAATATAACGTCTAACTATTTACGCATTAACGTCTTTTGCAATGACAGACGAAGAACTGAAAGAACAAGTCGTACTAGCCCTTAAAGGCGTATATGATCCCGAAATTCCGGTGGATGTATATGAGCTGGGGCTGATTTACGACATCAAAATATTCCCGGTCAATAACGTCTATATTTTGATGACGCTGACCTCGCCTTCCTGCCCATCAGCAGGGTCAATTCCGGCGGAGATCGAAGAGAAGGTACGGGCTATTGATGGAGTCAACGACGTAAGTGTCGAACTGACTTTTGATCCCCCCTACTCTACTGAACTGATGTCGGAAGTAGCCAAACTTGAATTAGGATTTATGTAAACATAGCAGTCGGTCGCTACCGGGTCATTAAACCGTCAGTGACATGATTGCAAACCGCTACGGCGGATCATTAATAACTGTAAAAACTGTAAACTAATTATGTATCCTCCTCATTTGCTTGTCCCGATGCGGGAAGACCTGACGAGCGTCGGGTTTCAGGAACTGACCACCGCCGACGACGTGGTGAACACGATGGAAAATGCTGAAGGCACGATGCTTGTCGTTGTCAATTCGGTATGTGGTTGCGCAGCGGGTGCAGCCCGTCCGGGCGTAAAGGCGGCCTTAGCGGCCAGTGCCGTTAAACCCGACAAAATGGTGACGGTATTTGCCGGTGGCGATCTGGACGCTACGGCCAAGATGCGGGAGTACCTGCTTCCTTATCCACCATCATCGCCAGCCATCGGTATTTTTAAAGATGGTGATCTGGTACATTTCATCGAGCGGCACCATATTGAAGGGCGTTCAGCACAAATGATTGCTCAACACCTCGAAATGGCGCTGGAAGAGTTTTGTACACCAGCCAACGCATAAGTAACTAAGATAAATACAAAACGGCCCGACTGAAATTTCAGTCGGGCCGTTTTGTATTTATTAGGCCGAGAATAAGGCTAACACACAAAACACGTCGACTATCCACAGGCCAATGGGCACCTCCTGACTCTTCCCGACTGCCACTTTAATGACTGTCCATGACAGAAATCCCCAGATTAGGCCCTGGGTAATCGAATAGCTGAACGGGATCAGCACGAGTGCCAGAAAAGCAGGCAGTGCATCGTCTAATTGGCCCCAGTTGATTCGTGTAACGGGCTTCATCATGAAAGCCCCAACCAATACCAGAGCCGGAGCCGTTGCAATGGCCGGAATAATCGATAACAATGGCGACAGGAATAGAAAAGGCAGAAAGCAACAGCCCGCAACGATGGCTGTCAGGCCTGTTCGCCCACCCTGCGCAATGCCGACCGCCGATTCAATATAGGCGGTACCGGGACTAGTTCCCAGTAAGCCTGCCAGTGTTGTTGAAACGGCATCGGTCAGTAATGAACGATTCAGATTCCGGGGCTGGCCATCGGCGTCCTGCAAACCCCCTGCTTCAGCAACGCCTACGAACGTAGAGAGACTGTCGAACAGATCGGTGAAGGCAAAGGCAAAAATCACGGGCCATAGTGCCCAGGTCAGCGAGTTGGTTAGATCCAGTTTTCCAATTAATGAAAAATCGGGAGCCGCCCATATGCCCTGACTATTGACCAGCGTTTTTTGGCCAAAGTTAATGGCCGATGCATCGCCCCAATACCGCCCAATGGGCCAGGCAGCCAATGTAGTCAGAATAATCCCGATAATGATTGCTCCTGGCACATCGCGCACAACCAGAATACTGGTTAACAGCAAGCCAAAAACGAAAGTCAATAGGATCGGGTCGGTCAGGTGAGCAGCACTGACCAGCGTTGCCGGATTGGCAACAATAAATCGGGCATTCTCGAAGCCGATCAGCGTAATAAATAGACCGATTCCGGCAGAAACGGCATAGCGAATGGGCAGTGGAATGATCCGGACAATGGCCGAACGCACATTCAGCACCGACAATAGCAAAAACAGAATACCGGCCCAAAACACGGCTCCCAGCGCCACTTCGGGCCGAATGCCCATTCCTTTAACGGCCGTAAACGTAAAAAAAGCGTTTAGACCCATGCCCGGTGCTACCACAATTGGATTGCGTGCATAGAGCCCCATCATAAGACTGCAAAAAAAGGACAACAAAACCGTAGCCGTCAATACACCACTAAATGGCAAACCGGCCTGACTCAAAATTGACGGGTTAACAACGATGATGTACATCGTTGCCAGAAATGTTGAAATACCGGCAAGGACTTCAGTTCGGCGGGACGTAATGGACGTATAATGTTGAGGCATTCGGTTTAGAGTTGTCATTGATTGCTGAACATACAACGAATGACCAAGAATGACAATGACGACTCCGCAATAAACACTTCCGGAGCAAGGTAGGGTTGGTCAACGGCAGGCGAAATCGGTGGTGAAGTCAGCACAATGAATTTCAACTAATCACTAAAATATTATTTTACAAATAAGCAATTATACAAAATATAACATCAATTAAGTTTCACAGTAAAATACACTGGATCGGGCAGCCATTTGATTACATTGGCTTATAATTCAATTTTGTTGTTCATGGCGAATCTATATTTCCTCTCCCTTCCGATCAGGTATTGTCTTATTGTCTGTTTTGCACTTTTCGGGTTTAGATCTACTGCCCAACCATCCGATGCGCTCCTTGTCAAAGTACGTCAGCTAGCCTATACCGACTCCGCCCGGCTTGTGTCTATGTATAAAGACCTGCACACCCATCCGGAACTGGGCTTTATGGAAACCAGAACGGCTGATATTGTCAGTGAAGAGCTAAAAAGTTTAGGGTATGAGGTCTATTCAGGGATTGGCAAAACGGGTGTTGTTGGCATTCTGAAAAATGGCGACGGTCCAACGGTTATGTTTCGTGCCGATATGGATGCGCTACCGGTTAAAGAAACAACGGAGCTACCCTATGCCAGCACCGCAACCGTAAAACTGCCAGATGGAAATGAGGTGCCAACGATGCACGCCTGTGGACATGATGCACACATTACCTGGCTGTTGGGCATCGCTAAACTCATGAAAACGCTCCAGCAGGATTGGAAAGGAACCCTGGTACTGGTCGCTCAACCGGCTGAAGAACCAATAATGGGTGCCAGAGCCATGCGGGAAGACCCCGTTTTCATCAAAAATGTACCCCTGCCCGATTATTTACTAGCCATGCATACGGGCCCATTTCCAACCGGTATGGTCATGAATCTTCCGGGCACTCGGATGGCAGGCACCGATCAGTTGGACGTTACATTTCGTGGTATCGGCGGACATGGCTCTGCCCCACAAACAACTAAAGACCCGATTATTATGGCCAGCGAGGCCATCCTGCAATATCAGACGATAATCAGCCGAAGCAATGATCCGCAGACACCGGCCGTGCTCACTGTTGGTTCCGTTCAGGCTGGTCAGGATAACAACGTAATACCGGCTTCGGCACTGGTAAAAATAAACTTTCGGTGGCTTAAACCCGAAACCCGAAAAATGCTGTACGACGGCGTCAGCCGAATTGATAGCGGCATAGCCTTTAGCAATGGGCTGCCAATGGGTCTTTATCCAATCATGAAGAAAAAGGGCTATTCGTTTCCGGTTGTCAACGATTCAGCGCTCGTCAGGAAAGTGAATACAACCCTGGAAAAAGTAGTAAAGAAGGGGAGTCTGATTTCGGCTGGTTTACCCACAGCCATGGGGTCAGAAGATTTCCATCATCTTGTTCTGGACAATAAGAAATCTGTTTATGATTTTATATTCGTCGGAACAGCCCCGCTGGACAAGGTTATTGCCGCCAGAAAAGAAGGTAAACAAACCCCATTCGCTAACCACAATGGAAACTACATGGTCGATCTGGCGGGCATACCCTGGGGTGTTCAGCTTGGTACAGATGCTTTACTGGGTGTGCTCAAGCTGAAGTAATTCAGTCCAGACCGAGTAGTAGTGCCCTGATTTCAATGACTTGCAGAAAAATCAGAGCACTGCTACTCGGTCTGGGTCAACAGTTTCAAATAAGCAAGCTTCCAGCGGCTTCATCGACCAAAACACGTGCATTAGGACGCGTTTGGATCATGCTGGCCGGGATCTGTTCAGTAATAGGCCCCGTCAGTGCCTGACGCAGCATCGGTGCTTTTTTCTCGCCACTAACCAGAAGCACCACATTCCGCGCTTCTGCCAGGTGACGTAACCCGATGGTAATACCCTTGGTTAAGGTAGTTTCAGTTTCGAAATACTTCTGTCCAACGATTTTGGTACTTTCGGCCAGTTCAACAACATGGCAACCCAGATTGAAGGGTGTACCAGGCTCATTCAGCGCAATATGACCGTTCATGCCCATCCCAACCAGCAAGAGATCTAACCCGCCTTTCGACCGAATAACCCCATCGATTCGTTTACATTCGCTGGCCAGATCGCTGGCCTTCGCGTCGAAAACATGAACTTGCTCCGAGCGAAGGTTGAGTGGATTAAACAAATCCCGGTAGACATAATACGAACAGCTCCCCACATCGTCGGGGCCGAAACCTACCCATTCGTCCAGCCCAACAAACGTGCACTGGCTAATATCAACCTTTCCGGCTTTTACCAGCGCTACAAATCGATGATAGGTTTCAATTGGCGTATCACCCGATGCCAGGCAAAGTAAAGCATCCGGCTTTTTATTAATAATGCCTGCGATATACTCAGCGGTATACTGCGAAAGTGTGTTGTAATCAGAAAACTTTTTAAGATTCATAAACGGGTTTAGAAAAATAGATAGTCTATTATCGGTATTCGTTGGCACCTGACAAAGAGCCGTTGTAAACGATAAAACCGAAAACGATAAACGGCATACTCATTTCAATTCACTGGCCCGAATATCCCGGCTCCAGCGTTCAGCTCCTTTCTGATCATGGACTTTAATAGTCAGAACCCGATCATTGAGCGGACCGCTAACGCTCAGCAATCCGAAATTTCGCTCTGCTACCAACGTTCCGTCAACATAGGTCGGCTGTTTTAACTCATCAGCGCGGGGTTGTGCAACTGAGGACGTGAGTGGTGAGATCGTTAGATCATAAAGCGGGTAGGTGCCCGAACGATCAAGTTTGTGAAGAATCGAATGGTGGCGATCACCGGTAATGAACAGAACCCCCGGAATTTTGGCCTCCGTGATCGCCTTAAGCAACCGGTCTCGTTCGGTGCTATAGATCGCGTAATTCTCAAAGGCAGCCGTTGGATTAATGATTTGCCCACCCGTAATGATAAATTTAAAGGAAGCTTTACTAAATGTCAGCGCATCGACGAGCCATTGAATCTGTTTATCACCAAAATAGGCTTTCTCCGGTCCATCGGGTTTCTCATTTGGGGCCCGAAACGTGCGGTCATCCAGCAAAAAGAACTGGCAATCGTTCCAGAAAAATGTACCGGCACAGCCTTCCGGAAAAACGAAATTCGGGTTAGTCCAAAACAACTTGAAGGCTTCGAGCGTAACGGGTTTGAGCCAATAAGACCGATCGGCATCATTCGGGCCATAATCGTGATCGTCCCAGACGGCATAATTATGCGTTGAAGCCAGCAGAGGCTGCATTTCGGGTAATGAACGGGTGTGGGTATAGCGACGTAACACGCCCGTTCGGCTGTTCCAGTCTACCTCACGCGTATAGGTGTTATCGCCGGTCCAGATCATAAAATCAGGTTTCTGAACCGTCAGTGCCGTAAAAATCTCGTAGCCTCCACCATAAGGTTTACCGGGCCGGTCAGTGCCCTCCTCGTTGACGTAGGTGCAGCTTCCTACGCCGAAACGAAAAGCCGGTGGGTCCGTCCGCCACTGCCACAGGTTTTGGGTTTGAAACTGGGTCCGGTAGGGCAGGCTCACCTTTCTGCCCCCGATTAACAGCTCGTACTCGTACTTTTTGCCGGGT comes from Spirosoma aureum and encodes:
- a CDS encoding alkaline phosphatase D family protein codes for the protein MYNIRHILLWILFVNPLLTAGQSAKVAPARSKLQAGPMVGYSDMREVMLWAQTKEPARVQVRYHEAGKPTPVYLTSEIQTSRQTAFTAHLLADQVEPGKKYEYELLIGGRKVSLPYRTQFQTQNLWQWRTDPPAFRFGVGSCTYVNEEGTDRPGKPYGGGYEIFTALTVQKPDFMIWTGDNTYTREVDWNSRTGVLRRYTHTRSLPEMQPLLASTHNYAVWDDHDYGPNDADRSYWLKPVTLEAFKLFWTNPNFVFPEGCAGTFFWNDCQFFLLDDRTFRAPNEKPDGPEKAYFGDKQIQWLVDALTFSKASFKFIITGGQIINPTAAFENYAIYSTERDRLLKAITEAKIPGVLFITGDRHHSILHKLDRSGTYPLYDLTISPLTSSVAQPRADELKQPTYVDGTLVAERNFGLLSVSGPLNDRVLTIKVHDQKGAERWSRDIRASELK
- a CDS encoding type II toxin-antitoxin system RelE/ParE family toxin: MDTGAPIIWTDEAKEDLRDVLHYLSRSPLAYVDNWSNKLTKKLSLPVLFPEMGRKVPEKELSHLREILVGNYRLLYIPQ
- a CDS encoding 6-phosphogluconolactonase; translation: MNLKKFSDYNTLSQYTAEYIAGIINKKPDALLCLASGDTPIETYHRFVALVKAGKVDISQCTFVGLDEWVGFGPDDVGSCSYYVYRDLFNPLNLRSEQVHVFDAKASDLASECKRIDGVIRSKGGLDLLLVGMGMNGHIALNEPGTPFNLGCHVVELAESTKIVGQKYFETETTLTKGITIGLRHLAEARNVVLLVSGEKKAPMLRQALTGPITEQIPASMIQTRPNARVLVDEAAGSLLI
- a CDS encoding NCS2 family permease — encoded protein: MPQHYTSITSRRTEVLAGISTFLATMYIIVVNPSILSQAGLPFSGVLTATVLLSFFCSLMMGLYARNPIVVAPGMGLNAFFTFTAVKGMGIRPEVALGAVFWAGILFLLLSVLNVRSAIVRIIPLPIRYAVSAGIGLFITLIGFENARFIVANPATLVSAAHLTDPILLTFVFGLLLTSILVVRDVPGAIIIGIILTTLAAWPIGRYWGDASAINFGQKTLVNSQGIWAAPDFSLIGKLDLTNSLTWALWPVIFAFAFTDLFDSLSTFVGVAEAGGLQDADGQPRNLNRSLLTDAVSTTLAGLLGTSPGTAYIESAVGIAQGGRTGLTAIVAGCCFLPFLFLSPLLSIIPAIATAPALVLVGAFMMKPVTRINWGQLDDALPAFLALVLIPFSYSITQGLIWGFLSWTVIKVAVGKSQEVPIGLWIVDVFCVLALFSA
- a CDS encoding amidohydrolase, which encodes MANLYFLSLPIRYCLIVCFALFGFRSTAQPSDALLVKVRQLAYTDSARLVSMYKDLHTHPELGFMETRTADIVSEELKSLGYEVYSGIGKTGVVGILKNGDGPTVMFRADMDALPVKETTELPYASTATVKLPDGNEVPTMHACGHDAHITWLLGIAKLMKTLQQDWKGTLVLVAQPAEEPIMGARAMREDPVFIKNVPLPDYLLAMHTGPFPTGMVMNLPGTRMAGTDQLDVTFRGIGGHGSAPQTTKDPIIMASEAILQYQTIISRSNDPQTPAVLTVGSVQAGQDNNVIPASALVKINFRWLKPETRKMLYDGVSRIDSGIAFSNGLPMGLYPIMKKKGYSFPVVNDSALVRKVNTTLEKVVKKGSLISAGLPTAMGSEDFHHLVLDNKKSVYDFIFVGTAPLDKVIAARKEGKQTPFANHNGNYMVDLAGIPWGVQLGTDALLGVLKLK
- a CDS encoding BrxA/BrxB family bacilliredoxin, with protein sequence MYPPHLLVPMREDLTSVGFQELTTADDVVNTMENAEGTMLVVVNSVCGCAAGAARPGVKAALAASAVKPDKMVTVFAGGDLDATAKMREYLLPYPPSSPAIGIFKDGDLVHFIERHHIEGRSAQMIAQHLEMALEEFCTPANA
- a CDS encoding DUF59 domain-containing protein translates to MTDEELKEQVVLALKGVYDPEIPVDVYELGLIYDIKIFPVNNVYILMTLTSPSCPSAGSIPAEIEEKVRAIDGVNDVSVELTFDPPYSTELMSEVAKLELGFM
- a CDS encoding SufE family protein, translating into MTINEKQDEIIEEFDLFEDQLDKTQYIIDLGKKLPPMPETSKTDENRIMGCQSKVWVDAEFKDDRLYFNGDSEQTAQISKGLVSLLIRVLSGEKPEDIAKADLYFIPRVGMGNLITSLRAGGLASMIERMKAYGRAYTSQVAQAD